Proteins from a genomic interval of Osmia bicornis bicornis chromosome 11, iOsmBic2.1, whole genome shotgun sequence:
- the LOC114872405 gene encoding pre-rRNA 2'-O-ribose RNA methyltransferase FTSJ3, with protein MGKKGKIGKQRKDKYYQLAKETGYRSRAAFKLIQLNRKFEFLQKSRVCIDLCAAPGGWMQVARQNMPVSSIVVGVDLFPIKPIPGCISLVEDITTDKCRVAISRELKTWKADVVLHDGAPNIGKNWLHDAYQQVTLTLGALKMATYFLRPGGWFVTKLFRSRDYQPLLWVLKQLFRKVNATKPQASRLESAEIFVVCQYYIAPDKLDPKFLDPKYVFSELDIEPTNKLNVYNPVKTKHAAEGYQENDYTLYHTLSVKDFIAHENAVEALQTVSAIIFDDEKIGNHVLTTNEIKECCKDIKVLNKKDLRRLLKWWKAMKESLKEELEPEDKEKDATETTEAPPKTQEELEDLEDEEITKQIEELRAETDRELKRKKKKVNKERQKLNVRLNLKMVHKGNEGPILEGDDMFTLKEIKTKQHLENVLDQHPDVVAESDAESDEGRNKPKKIKYKKDEGQLDSSGLYYKTEDSEPESSNDESDNESDADKSSLGLEESEDEDASRVRKKKVRFDDDPENPLITDLDHRDKKTKRIHKAELWFEKDIFKNLEDEKDEDLELDKMVEEYKKKGGRIIGDNSAENNRENKTLENSHDNDDDQGDSDSDYDVEEMMAKDKNNMQNGINSKNSSATTVKSVKRKRLSENDLALGSLLIQSKKTRRDLIDSAWNRYVFNDEKLPDWFVLDEEKHMKKEAPVPKELVDEYKKRVEDLNARPIKKVLEVKARKKRRAMRKLEKAKKKMEQIMDNTEMNDREKAKQIQALYKKAHKEPKKDVTYVVMKKHMAQKKVARPAGVKGRYKLVDPRMKKDLRAAKAKEKTKGRGKKNRAGRPPRGKAKAHKAKK; from the exons AtgggaaaaaaaggaaaaattggaaaacagagaaaagataaatattatcAGTTAGCAAAGGAAACTG GTTATAGATCGCGTGCTGCTTTCAAGTTAATTCAATTGAatcgaaaatttgaatttttacaaaaatctCGAGTATGCATAGATCTATGTGCTGCTCCTGGCGGGTGGATGCAGGTCGCCCGTCAAAATATGCCCGTATCTTCTATAGTAGTTGGTGTAGATTTATTTCCCATAAAGCCCATTCCAGGATGCATCAGTTTAGTAGAAGATATTACTACAGATAAATGCCGTGTAGCGATATCTCGTGAATTAAAAACATGGAAAGCTGATGTTGTATTGCATGATGGAGCTCCAAACATTGGTAAAAATTGGCTCCATGATGCGTATCAACAAGTTACTTTAACTTTAGGTGCCTTAAAAATGGCAACATACTTTTTAAGACCTGGTGGGTGGTTTGTTACAAAACTTTTTCGATCAAGAGATTATCAACCATTACTTTGGGTGCTAAAACAGTTGTTTAGAAAg GTAAATGCAACCAAACCTCAAGCATCACGTTTAGAATCTGCTGAAATTTTTGTTGTTTGTCAATATTATATTGCTCCAGATAAACTAGATCCTAAATTTTTAGATCCAAAATATGTATTCTCTGAATTAGACATAGAACCTACAAATAAACTAAATGTATATAATCCAGTTAAAACAAAGCATGCAGCAGAGGGTTATCAAGAAAATGATTACACCTTGTATCATACATTATCTGTTAAAGATTTTATAGCTCATGAAAATGCTGTAGAAGCATTGCAAACAGTTTCTGCAATTATTTTTGATGATGAAAAAATAGGAAATCATGTGTTAACAACTAATGAAATTAAGGAGTGTTGTAAAGATATTAaggtattaaataaaaaagatttaaGACGTTTGCTGAAATGGTGGAAAGCAATGAAAGAATctttaaaagaagaattagaaCCAGAAGATAAGGAAAAAGACGCGACTGAAACAACAGAAGCGCCACCTAAGACTCAAGAAGAATTGGAAGATTTAGAAGATGAAGAAATTACGAAACAGATCGAAGAACTTAGAGCAGAAACAGATAGAGAGttgaaacgaaaaaagaagaaagtgaaTAAAGAGAGACAGAAACTAAATGTACGACTCAATTTAAAAATGGTTCATAAAGGAAATGAAGGTCCTATATTAGAAGGAGATGATATGTTTACTTTGAAAGAAATTAAGACAAAGCAACACTTAGAAAATGTACTAGATCAGCATCCTGATGTTGTAGCGGAAAGTGATGCAGAGTCAGATGAAGGTCGAAACAAACccaaaaaaatcaaatataagAAAGATGAAGGACAGTTAGACAGTTCAGGACTATATTATAAGACAGAAGATAGTGAACCAGAAAGTTCAAATGATGAATCAGATAATGAATCAGATGCTGATAAATCAAGCTTAG GTTTGGAAGAATCCGAAGATGAAGATGCGAGTAGAGttcgaaaaaagaaagtaagaTTTGACGACGATCCAGAGAATCCTTTAATAACTGATTTAGATCATAGAGATAAAAAGACTAAAAGAATCCACAAAGCAGAATTATGGTTTGAAAAGGACATATTTAAGAATTTAGAAGATGAAAAGGATGAGGATTTAGAATTGGATAAAATGGTTGAAGAGTACAAAAAGAAAGGTGGTCGTATAATAGGAGATAATTCTGCAGAGAATAAtagagaaaataaaacattggAAAACAGTCATGACAACGATGATGATCAAGGGGACTCAGATTCCGATTATGATGTGGAAGAGATGATGGCTAAAGACAAAAACAATATGCAAAATGGAATTAATAGTAAAAATAGTTCTGCAACAA CTGTGAAATCGGTAAAGAGGAAACGTTTATCTGAGAACGATTTAGCATTGGGCTCGTTATTAATTCAAAGTAAAAAAACTCGAAGGGATTTAATAGATTCAGCATGGAACAGATATGTATTTAACGATGAGAAACTGCCAGATTGGTTTGTACTAGACGAAGAGAAACACATGAAGAAAGAAGCACCGGTACCGAAAGAACTTGTTGATGAATACAAAAAACGAGTTGAGGATTTGAATGCCAGACCAATTAAAAAGGTATTAGAAGTAAAAGCAAGGAAGAAACGAAGAGCAATGCGTAAATTAGAAAAAGcaaagaagaaaatggaacAGATAATGGACAACACAGAGATGAACGATAGAGAAAAGGCGAAACAAATACAAGC ATTATATAAGAAAGCCCATAAAGAGCCAAAGAAAGATGTTACTTACGTGGTAATGAAGAAGCATATGGCACAGAAGAAAGTAGCCAGACCGGCTGGAGTTAAAGGACGTTACAAGTTGGTTGATCCTAGAATGAAAAAAGACTTACGTGCGGCAAAAGCAAAAGAGAAAACTAAAGGACGTGGAAAGAAAAATCGTGCCGGCAGACCACCTCGAGGAAAGGCAAAAGCTCATAAagcaaaaaaataa
- the LOC114872407 gene encoding uncharacterized protein LOC114872407 isoform X3 produces MCFQGAWKLLVLPSQRVHPSRNFRYLCRFLIAILRYQGNLISSYHIFVLSVCPTRVLDIDWLHIAPMMKPEEDDASFGNEPKKSSVDATFIATMST; encoded by the exons ATGTGTTTCCAAGGAGCATGGAAACTTCTCGTGCTGCCTTCTCAGCGTGTGCATCCATCTCGAAATTTTAG ATACCTATGCAGATTTCTCATTGCTATCCTTCGTTACCAGGGAAACTTAATTTCGTCCTATCATATCTTCGTCCTATCTGTATGCCCTACACGTGTTCTTGACATCGACTGGTTAC ATATCGCGCCAATGATGAAGCCGGAAGAAGATGATGCGAGTTTTGGCAACGAGCCAAAAAAAAGTTCCGTCGACGCAACTTTCATTGCAACGATGTCGACGTAA
- the LOC114872407 gene encoding uncharacterized protein LOC114872407 isoform X1, with protein MHPEVAYPMHIDDNNNLDLIPRPAGQRGPSTPERLKVTSTVARKPRREEGDELMVTTVESKREANKIQPLDLPRGHVNDSQLPHVSPCLATSTSHPFIPFSIFPPRSPSIYLVYFCFYARVGYFYYQSPCCDSFDFWLLVLWFKAASRNNNKGCNKEKISMCNFSLGQTRRYLCRFLIAILRYQGNLISSYHIFVLSVCPTRVLDIDWLHIAPMMKPEEDDASFGNEPKKSSVDATFIATMST; from the exons ATGCATCCGGAGGTCGCATATCCCATGCACATCGACGACAACAACAACCTTGACCTTATACCTCGGCCCGCTGGCCAACGAGGTCCATCCACTCCTGAACGGTTGAAGGTCACTAGTACCGTGGCTAGGAAACCGAGACGAGAAGAGGGAGACGAGCTGATGGTAACGACGGTGGAGAGTAAGAGAGAAGCTAACAAAATCCAGCCGCTCGATCTCCCTCGAGGACACGTTAACGATTCTCAATTACCGCACGTCAGCCCTTGTCTCGCTACATCTACCTCCCACCCTTTTATTCCATTTTCTATATTTCCACCTCGCTCACCCTCTATCTATCTGGTTTATTTCTGTTTCTATGCTCGCGTGGGTTACTTTTACTATCAATCACCGTGTTGTGATTCGTTCGATTTCTGGCTTCTGGTTTTGTGGTTCAAGGCTGCAAGCAGAAATAACAATAAAGGTTGCAACAAGGAGAAGATTTCAATGTGCAACTTTTCACTAGGACAAACGCGTAG ATACCTATGCAGATTTCTCATTGCTATCCTTCGTTACCAGGGAAACTTAATTTCGTCCTATCATATCTTCGTCCTATCTGTATGCCCTACACGTGTTCTTGACATCGACTGGTTAC ATATCGCGCCAATGATGAAGCCGGAAGAAGATGATGCGAGTTTTGGCAACGAGCCAAAAAAAAGTTCCGTCGACGCAACTTTCATTGCAACGATGTCGACGTAA